In one window of Methanoculleus chikugoensis DNA:
- a CDS encoding Mrp/NBP35 family ATP-binding protein, which produces MAQTNESNTESCTGNCSNCPSATKCDDPRNADAPKGLPPKADVSVKHVVLVLSGKGGVGKSTVSTNLAYALANRGYNTGLIDLDIHGPDIPKMLGIEDARLQSYDGKIIEPVRVTGNLAVISMAFLLPERNTPVIWRGPMKMTVIRQFLEDVNWGDLDYLIVDLPPGTGDEALTVAQLAPNIAGAVIVTTPQDVAVLDSSKAAEFIKKLELRVLGIVENMSGFVCPHCKEEIDIFGKGGGKKEAEQLGVPFLGSIPLDPEMREAADEGRPFIIRRAGAEESPTWKSFDAIMQALVDQIEE; this is translated from the coding sequence ATGGCTCAGACAAACGAATCCAATACGGAATCCTGCACCGGGAACTGCTCGAACTGCCCGTCTGCAACCAAGTGCGACGACCCGAGAAACGCCGACGCTCCGAAGGGCCTCCCACCGAAGGCCGATGTCAGCGTCAAGCATGTCGTCCTCGTCCTCTCCGGGAAGGGCGGCGTCGGGAAGAGCACGGTCTCAACAAACCTCGCCTACGCCCTCGCCAACCGGGGGTACAACACAGGGCTCATCGACCTCGATATTCACGGCCCGGACATCCCGAAGATGCTCGGGATCGAGGACGCCCGCCTCCAGTCCTACGACGGGAAGATCATCGAACCGGTCCGGGTCACCGGCAATCTCGCGGTCATCTCGATGGCGTTCCTCCTCCCGGAGCGCAACACCCCCGTGATCTGGCGCGGTCCGATGAAGATGACGGTCATCCGGCAGTTCCTCGAGGACGTCAACTGGGGCGATCTCGACTACCTGATCGTCGACCTCCCGCCCGGCACCGGCGACGAGGCGCTCACCGTCGCCCAGCTCGCTCCGAACATCGCCGGCGCGGTCATCGTCACCACCCCGCAGGACGTCGCGGTTCTCGACTCGAGCAAGGCGGCCGAGTTCATCAAGAAACTCGAACTCCGGGTGCTCGGGATCGTCGAGAACATGAGCGGGTTCGTCTGCCCCCACTGCAAGGAGGAGATCGATATCTTCGGCAAGGGCGGCGGCAAGAAAGAGGCGGAGCAACTCGGGGTGCCTTTCCTCGGCTCCATCCCGCTCGACCCGGAGATGCGCGAGGCGGCGGACGAAGGAAGGCCGTTCATCATCCGGCGTGCCGGGGCCGAGGAGAGCCCGACTTGGAAGAGTTTCGACGCCATCATGCAGGCCCTGGTGGATCAGATCGAGGAGTAA
- a CDS encoding ubiquitin-like small modifier protein 1, whose product MATVLGANGGGAITVKVRAFAMLRDIIPAERNAEIPGGSTIGDLLAYLSARCPGLGDALFTPTGEIRAYVNILKNGRNIHFSGGLETPLEDGDTVAFFPPAGGG is encoded by the coding sequence GTGGCGACGGTTCTGGGCGCGAACGGAGGGGGTGCCATAACGGTGAAGGTCAGGGCATTTGCCATGCTCCGCGACATCATCCCGGCCGAGCGCAATGCGGAGATCCCCGGGGGATCGACCATCGGCGACCTGCTCGCGTACCTCTCCGCCCGGTGCCCCGGGCTCGGCGACGCCCTCTTCACCCCCACCGGGGAGATCCGGGCTTACGTCAATATCTTGAAGAACGGCAGGAATATCCACTTCAGCGGAGGTCTCGAAACGCCCCTCGAAGACGGCGATACCGTCGCCTTTTTCCCTCCCGCAGGCGGAGGGTAA
- a CDS encoding aldehyde ferredoxin oxidoreductase family protein: MNGYAEKILYVDLTRERTMEEPFPEEWRRAYIGGRGLGVRILEDLVNPGIDPLGAENVLVFATGPAAGSGLPLGSRYDVVTKSPLTGTLTSANSGGKFGTSMKRAGYDAVVILGRAERPVSLLLDGGHAEVRAASPLWGMTTGETTAALQEDLGDPGASVACIGPAGERLVRFAGIINETSRAAGRGGVGAVMGSKNLKAVAARGSGRITVADRDRFLALKGEVAEKIRENAISGGGLPRFGTAVLVNIVNENYILPTRNFQTAHFPAAENVSGERMAGTILSGKMGCQTCIIQCGRDVEIEGERMAGPEYETIWAFGPDCGIDDLAAVSEANTLCNDLGLDTISTGSTIACAMELSEKGYIDDEVRFGDAEQMVDLVRRIGHRDGIGDELAEGSFRFARRHGHPELSMSVKRQELPAYDPRGLQGHGLAYATSVRGGDHVYGYMIAPEVLGSPEKLDPYSNDGKAVWTKTFQDLTAFIDSSGSCLFTSFPLGAADYGAMVSAVTGYEIDAGEVLRIGERIWNMQKVFNLKAGCTREDDTLPPRLLREPLTEGAPKGRVWEREPLLDDYYRARGWDREGRPTPEKLRELGIGEEAVPVP, encoded by the coding sequence ATGAACGGCTACGCAGAGAAGATCCTCTACGTCGATCTCACGAGAGAGCGGACGATGGAGGAGCCGTTTCCCGAAGAGTGGAGGCGGGCATACATCGGAGGGAGAGGCCTCGGGGTTCGCATCCTCGAGGACCTGGTGAACCCGGGCATCGATCCTCTCGGTGCGGAGAACGTGCTGGTCTTCGCCACCGGGCCGGCTGCCGGGAGCGGCCTTCCCCTGGGTTCCCGGTACGACGTCGTCACGAAGTCGCCGCTGACCGGGACGTTGACCAGCGCGAACTCCGGCGGGAAGTTCGGCACCAGCATGAAGCGTGCCGGGTACGATGCGGTCGTGATCCTGGGGCGGGCGGAACGGCCGGTCTCCCTCCTCCTCGACGGCGGGCACGCGGAGGTCCGGGCTGCCTCGCCCCTGTGGGGGATGACGACGGGCGAGACGACGGCGGCTCTCCAGGAAGACCTCGGCGACCCCGGCGCAAGCGTCGCCTGCATCGGCCCCGCCGGCGAGCGCCTCGTCCGATTCGCTGGTATCATCAACGAGACATCCCGGGCCGCCGGCCGCGGGGGCGTCGGTGCCGTGATGGGGTCGAAGAACCTGAAAGCGGTTGCCGCCCGGGGAAGCGGCCGGATCACCGTCGCCGACCGCGACCGTTTCCTTGCCCTGAAGGGCGAGGTCGCGGAGAAGATCCGGGAGAACGCTATCTCGGGCGGAGGGCTGCCCCGGTTCGGGACGGCGGTCCTCGTCAACATCGTCAACGAGAACTACATCCTCCCGACCCGGAACTTCCAGACCGCTCACTTCCCCGCAGCGGAGAACGTCTCGGGGGAGCGGATGGCCGGGACCATCCTCTCCGGGAAGATGGGGTGCCAGACCTGCATCATCCAGTGCGGCCGCGACGTCGAGATCGAGGGGGAGCGGATGGCGGGCCCGGAGTACGAGACGATCTGGGCCTTCGGGCCGGACTGCGGGATCGACGACCTTGCCGCCGTCTCGGAGGCGAACACCCTCTGTAACGACCTCGGCCTCGACACCATCTCCACCGGGTCGACGATCGCCTGCGCCATGGAACTCTCGGAGAAGGGTTACATCGACGATGAGGTCCGGTTCGGCGATGCGGAGCAGATGGTCGACCTCGTCCGCCGGATCGGCCACCGCGACGGGATCGGCGACGAACTCGCCGAAGGCTCCTTCCGCTTCGCGAGGAGGCACGGGCACCCCGAACTCTCGATGAGCGTCAAGCGTCAGGAACTCCCTGCCTACGACCCCCGGGGGCTGCAGGGGCACGGGCTTGCCTACGCAACATCGGTTCGGGGCGGCGACCACGTCTACGGCTACATGATCGCTCCCGAGGTGCTCGGGTCGCCGGAGAAACTCGACCCCTACTCGAACGACGGAAAGGCGGTCTGGACGAAGACGTTCCAGGACCTCACGGCCTTCATCGACTCGTCGGGAAGCTGTCTCTTCACCTCGTTCCCGCTCGGGGCGGCGGACTACGGGGCGATGGTCTCGGCGGTCACCGGCTACGAGATCGATGCCGGCGAGGTGCTCAGGATCGGCGAGCGGATCTGGAACATGCAGAAGGTCTTCAACCTGAAGGCCGGATGCACCCGGGAGGACGATACGCTGCCACCGCGCCTCCTCCGGGAGCCGCTCACCGAAGGTGCCCCGAAAGGCCGGGTCTGGGAACGGGAGCCGCTCCTCGACGACTACTACCGCGCCCGGGGATGGGACCGGGAAGGCCGCCCGACGCCGGAGAAACTCCGCGAACTCGGCATCGGGGAGGAGGCGGTCCCTGTCCCATAA
- the tsaA gene encoding tRNA (N6-threonylcarbamoyladenosine(37)-N6)-methyltransferase TrmO: MAAIECTPIGVVRSPYRVRGDAPRQGRLADTVAEIRVLETYAAGLEGIERSSHLIVLYWLDRAERGLLFAKPPGETRERGVFSTRSPARPNPIGFGIVDLVRREGDVLVVRGLDALDGTPVLDIKPYSPEIDCIPEATGGWHIKK, from the coding sequence ATGGCTGCGATCGAGTGCACTCCCATCGGCGTCGTCCGGTCACCCTACCGGGTCCGCGGCGACGCTCCCCGGCAGGGGCGCCTCGCGGATACCGTCGCGGAGATCCGCGTCCTCGAAACCTACGCCGCGGGGCTCGAGGGGATCGAGCGGAGCAGCCACCTCATCGTCCTCTACTGGCTCGACCGGGCGGAGCGCGGGCTGCTCTTCGCGAAACCGCCGGGCGAGACCCGGGAGAGGGGAGTCTTTTCCACCCGCTCACCCGCCCGCCCAAACCCGATCGGCTTCGGGATCGTCGACCTCGTCCGCCGGGAGGGCGACGTCCTGGTGGTCAGGGGGCTCGACGCCCTGGACGGGACCCCGGTGCTGGACATCAAACCCTACTCCCCCGAGATCGACTGCATCCCCGAAGCGACGGGCGGGTGGCACATCAAAAAGTAG
- a CDS encoding ribonuclease HI family protein: MTLYTDGASRGNPGDAAWAYVIVRDGSVVAGRSGYIGTATNNVAEYHAVINGLDAAREFTSGRLDVRSDSELVVRQLTGRYRITKEHLAGLAEEVRRRMRHFTEVRFESVPREHPCIQVADRLCNETLDAERRGRR, translated from the coding sequence GTGACGCTGTATACCGACGGCGCTTCACGGGGTAATCCCGGAGACGCCGCCTGGGCATACGTGATCGTGCGTGACGGATCTGTCGTGGCCGGCCGTTCCGGTTACATCGGAACCGCGACCAACAACGTGGCCGAGTATCATGCCGTCATCAACGGTCTTGACGCCGCACGGGAGTTCACGAGCGGCAGGCTCGATGTCAGGTCAGACTCGGAACTGGTCGTGCGCCAGCTCACCGGCCGGTACCGCATCACCAAAGAGCACCTCGCCGGTCTCGCAGAGGAGGTGCGGCGGCGGATGCGCCATTTCACGGAGGTCAGGTTCGAGAGCGTCCCACGGGAGCACCCCTGCATCCAGGTCGCGGACCGCCTCTGCAACGAGACGCTCGATGCAGAGCGACGGGGGAGGCGATAG
- a CDS encoding phosphoribosyltransferase, whose amino-acid sequence MLDAGRVIEERSMRDRLSVFENRTDGGRRLAATLSSLPMAAEPVICAIPAGGIPPGLEVARALKAPLRMAVVRKVQVPWNPEAGFGAVTWNGQVFLNHPLVNALALSDAEVNAAVAKAKKNVKERIAKFAGGREEPGIENRTAILIDDGLATGYTMLAAIEAARAGSPREIIAAIPTGSLHAVNFIARKADLVVCLNIRTSHTFAVAQAYEEWHDITDLEVQELLIQARDMELF is encoded by the coding sequence ATGCTGGATGCGGGCCGGGTCATTGAGGAGAGATCGATGCGCGACAGGCTGAGCGTTTTTGAGAACCGGACCGACGGCGGGAGACGACTCGCGGCGACCCTCTCGTCGCTCCCGATGGCCGCCGAACCGGTGATCTGCGCAATCCCTGCCGGAGGGATTCCTCCGGGGCTTGAGGTGGCGCGGGCCTTGAAGGCCCCGCTCCGGATGGCGGTGGTGCGGAAGGTGCAGGTGCCCTGGAACCCGGAGGCCGGGTTCGGCGCCGTGACCTGGAACGGACAGGTCTTCCTGAATCACCCGCTCGTGAACGCTCTCGCCCTCTCGGATGCCGAAGTGAACGCCGCCGTCGCGAAGGCTAAAAAGAACGTGAAAGAGCGGATCGCGAAGTTTGCCGGCGGCCGGGAAGAGCCGGGGATCGAGAACCGGACGGCGATCCTGATCGACGACGGTCTCGCAACCGGGTACACGATGCTCGCCGCAATCGAGGCCGCCCGGGCGGGGTCTCCCCGCGAGATCATCGCGGCGATCCCCACCGGATCGCTTCACGCCGTCAACTTCATAGCCCGGAAGGCGGATCTCGTCGTCTGCTTGAACATTCGAACCAGCCACACCTTTGCGGTGGCGCAGGCATACGAGGAGTGGCACGATATCACCGACCTGGAGGTGCAGGAACTGCTGATCCAGGCCCGGGACATGGAGCTCTTCTGA
- a CDS encoding YbhB/YbcL family Raf kinase inhibitor-like protein, giving the protein MEPLTVILGFGVFPQEHTCDGADRSPSITVFGARAPYLAFIMEDLDAPGGIFTHWILWNVPVTEKIPGDLPAEGALSEPAGAVQGTNDFGTVGYRGPCPLRGESHRFLFRVYGFSRPLDLAPGADRVAFGRAIGDAIREYGEAVAAYGRAAEVAPSRC; this is encoded by the coding sequence ATGGAGCCGTTAACTGTGATACTGGGCTTCGGCGTCTTCCCGCAGGAGCACACCTGTGACGGCGCCGATCGATCGCCGTCAATCACCGTCTTCGGCGCGAGGGCACCGTACCTCGCGTTCATCATGGAGGATCTCGATGCCCCGGGGGGCATCTTCACCCACTGGATCCTCTGGAACGTTCCCGTCACGGAGAAGATCCCGGGAGACCTGCCGGCCGAAGGGGCGCTTTCGGAACCGGCCGGGGCGGTGCAGGGGACGAATGACTTCGGCACAGTAGGCTACCGGGGACCCTGTCCGTTGCGGGGTGAGTCACACCGGTTCCTCTTCCGGGTCTACGGGTTTAGTCGGCCGCTCGACCTCGCGCCGGGAGCCGACCGGGTTGCGTTCGGGCGTGCCATCGGGGACGCCATCCGGGAGTACGGCGAGGCGGTGGCGGCATACGGAAGAGCGGCCGAAGTGGCGCCGTCCCGGTGCTAG
- a CDS encoding YbhB/YbcL family Raf kinase inhibitor-like protein, with product MRNLSIEVDFDRFPPEHTCDGENISPAIRVRGSDAPYLAVIVDDPDAPRGTFTHWLVWNIPSTEIPEGIPPEPRVSRPVAAVQGTNDFRRIGYAGPCPPKGASHRFFLRVWSVERELDIPPGSGRAALEDALAAAATGYGETMATYERRKVFASTPGAGTRT from the coding sequence ATGCGGAACCTGAGCATCGAGGTCGATTTCGACCGGTTTCCCCCGGAGCATACCTGTGACGGGGAGAACATCTCCCCGGCGATACGGGTTCGCGGGTCAGACGCACCCTACCTTGCGGTCATCGTGGACGACCCGGATGCGCCGCGGGGCACGTTCACTCACTGGCTCGTCTGGAACATCCCGTCGACCGAGATCCCCGAAGGCATCCCGCCGGAGCCCCGGGTCTCCCGCCCTGTTGCGGCCGTCCAGGGGACGAACGATTTTCGGAGGATCGGCTACGCCGGCCCCTGCCCCCCGAAAGGGGCATCGCACCGCTTTTTCCTACGGGTCTGGAGCGTGGAGCGGGAGCTCGATATTCCCCCCGGCTCGGGCCGTGCCGCACTTGAGGACGCGCTCGCGGCCGCCGCCACCGGCTACGGGGAGACGATGGCGACCTACGAGCGCAGGAAGGTTTTCGCATCCACGCCCGGAGCCGGGACCCGGACCTGA
- a CDS encoding YbhB/YbcL family Raf kinase inhibitor-like protein, whose amino-acid sequence MGSNVISLSVSLRSAELPIWNTCDGPDLSPELRIRGLSDEMRSMAVFALNPFEPGCSFTTWIAWNLSPSPLIPEGIPPQGVVTAPVNAVQGTNDYGSVGWRGPCPPPGETHRCLFKVYGLDAMLDLAPGAGKHDLIDAMRGHVLGFGETAAMYSR is encoded by the coding sequence ATGGGCTCAAACGTCATCAGCCTGTCTGTCTCCCTCCGTTCGGCGGAACTTCCCATCTGGAACACCTGTGACGGCCCCGATCTCTCTCCGGAACTGAGAATCCGCGGTCTATCGGATGAGATGCGATCGATGGCGGTCTTTGCGCTGAACCCCTTCGAACCCGGATGCTCCTTCACGACCTGGATCGCCTGGAACCTCTCGCCGTCGCCCCTGATCCCGGAGGGCATCCCGCCGCAGGGCGTCGTCACGGCTCCGGTGAATGCCGTCCAGGGGACGAACGACTACGGGAGCGTCGGGTGGCGCGGTCCCTGTCCTCCCCCGGGCGAGACGCACCGCTGTCTCTTCAAGGTCTACGGGCTCGACGCCATGCTCGATCTCGCGCCCGGCGCAGGCAAGCACGACCTCATCGACGCGATGCGGGGCCACGTCCTCGGGTTCGGCGAGACCGCCGCCATGTACTCCCGGTGA
- a CDS encoding YbhB/YbcL family Raf kinase inhibitor-like protein → MAQKLVVSLDFEEFPPEYTCRGANRSPSIRIEGILPNIKSLAILATTSPEEGPSKVAWVLWNLPAVPLIPEGFPEGGTVESPLHAVQGTNDFETLGYRGPCPEAEAAEAYLFRVYALDIDLALAPGATWEEMVRAMNGSINQSGEAVVFAMG, encoded by the coding sequence ATGGCGCAAAAACTGGTAGTAAGCCTGGATTTTGAAGAGTTCCCACCGGAGTACACCTGCCGGGGAGCGAACCGCTCGCCCTCTATCCGGATCGAAGGGATTCTCCCGAACATCAAGTCGCTCGCGATCCTTGCGACGACGAGCCCCGAGGAAGGGCCGTCAAAGGTGGCGTGGGTTCTCTGGAACCTCCCCGCCGTTCCACTGATCCCCGAAGGGTTCCCGGAAGGGGGGACGGTGGAGTCGCCGCTCCACGCCGTACAGGGCACAAACGATTTCGAAACCCTCGGTTACCGGGGACCCTGCCCGGAGGCCGAAGCGGCCGAAGCCTACCTCTTCCGTGTCTACGCGCTCGATATCGATCTTGCACTCGCGCCCGGGGCGACCTGGGAGGAGATGGTCCGGGCGATGAATGGATCGATAAACCAGTCCGGGGAGGCTGTGGTCTTCGCCATGGGGTAG
- a CDS encoding CBS domain-containing protein, which translates to MGIVKCCREQVVAVSPDTPAVEVARIMGEKNVGSVVVVTGDNRPTGIVTDRDLAIRVTAQERNPGEVRVSDILTRGVITFRDSMGIYEAIQKMTAEGIRRMPIVDDGGKLIGIITMDDIVRMLGEEMAAIAKNIEKQSPPMPEAAAPIPM; encoded by the coding sequence ATGGGAATTGTGAAGTGCTGCCGTGAGCAGGTCGTCGCTGTCTCGCCGGACACACCGGCGGTGGAAGTGGCGAGGATCATGGGGGAGAAGAACGTCGGAAGCGTCGTCGTCGTAACCGGCGACAACCGGCCTACCGGCATAGTCACCGACCGCGATCTCGCGATCAGGGTCACGGCGCAGGAGAGGAATCCGGGCGAGGTCCGGGTGAGCGATATCCTGACCCGGGGCGTGATCACCTTCCGGGACAGCATGGGGATCTACGAGGCCATCCAGAAGATGACCGCCGAGGGCATCAGACGGATGCCGATCGTCGACGACGGCGGGAAACTGATCGGGATCATCACGATGGACGATATCGTCCGGATGCTCGGGGAGGAGATGGCCGCTATTGCAAAGAACATCGAGAAACAAAGCCCCCCCATGCCGGAAGCAGCCGCCCCCATACCCATGTAG
- a CDS encoding flavin reductase family protein, whose amino-acid sequence MTKRSIGPRTLLYPHPDLIIGTYDASGRPDAMAAAWGGICSSRPPSVAVSVQKTRQTYANLVEQREFTISIPSTDYVREADYFGIVSGRDEEKFAATGLTPVKSDLVNAPYVGEFPVVLECRLLQTVEIGVHTQFIGEILDVKVEESVLGEDGRPDIEKIRPFAYDSMRQEYYGFGKVLAKAFSAGKELKK is encoded by the coding sequence ATGACAAAACGTTCCATCGGTCCGCGAACCCTTCTCTACCCCCATCCCGACCTGATCATCGGAACCTACGATGCTTCCGGCCGTCCGGATGCCATGGCTGCGGCGTGGGGCGGCATCTGCTCGTCCCGTCCCCCGTCGGTGGCGGTCTCGGTACAGAAGACCCGGCAGACCTACGCGAACCTGGTCGAGCAGCGCGAGTTCACGATCAGCATCCCCTCGACGGACTACGTCAGGGAGGCCGACTACTTCGGCATCGTCTCCGGCCGGGACGAGGAGAAGTTCGCCGCGACGGGGCTCACGCCGGTGAAGAGCGATCTCGTGAACGCTCCCTATGTCGGTGAGTTCCCGGTCGTCCTCGAGTGCCGTCTCCTCCAGACGGTCGAGATCGGCGTGCACACCCAGTTCATCGGGGAGATCCTGGACGTGAAGGTGGAAGAGAGCGTCCTCGGGGAGGACGGCAGGCCCGATATCGAGAAGATCCGGCCGTTCGCCTACGACTCGATGCGGCAGGAGTACTACGGGTTCGGGAAGGTGCTCGCGAAGGCCTTCTCGGCAGGGAAGGAACTCAAGAAATAA
- a CDS encoding ATP-binding response regulator, producing MVRYSVLYVDDEPVLLEIGKLFLERSGALAIETVSSAREALNLLGEQRCDAVVADYQMPEMDGIELLKEVRQHFEDISFILFTGRGREEVVVEALNHGADGYIQKGGDPHSQFAELEHRVVRAVERRRAILALRDSEKRYRALFEGANDPIFIFEEDRFADCNSKALETFRCTREFLIRKTPWDLSSPVQPDGVPALASAVEKMQAAYSGQPQFFEWRITAPSGKRYDTEMSVSRLDVKGPRQLQAIVRDVTARKQTEAALIAANRKMHLLSGITRHDILNQLTVLQGNLEFMRERITDPVLLGYMDRQQQALGFISRQIAFTQDYQDLGVRAPDYRGLRECVAHAAADLDARDLTLLTESGRFEIYADPMLEKVFYNLFENSVRYAGPAPEVRVGCRRRGESLVIVVEDNGPGIPAHEKERIFIRGFGRNTGLGLFMVREILSTTGIGIRETGDPGRGARFEILVPQGGWRVLDAGA from the coding sequence ATGGTTCGGTATTCCGTACTCTACGTCGATGATGAACCAGTCCTTCTCGAAATCGGTAAGTTATTTCTCGAGCGCTCGGGTGCCCTCGCCATAGAGACTGTCTCCTCCGCCCGGGAAGCCCTGAACCTGCTCGGAGAACAGCGCTGCGATGCCGTCGTCGCCGACTACCAGATGCCGGAGATGGACGGCATCGAACTCCTGAAGGAGGTGCGGCAGCACTTCGAGGATATCTCGTTCATCCTCTTCACCGGGCGCGGCCGTGAGGAGGTCGTCGTGGAGGCGCTCAATCACGGTGCGGACGGCTATATCCAGAAAGGAGGCGACCCCCACTCGCAGTTTGCCGAGCTTGAGCACCGGGTCGTGCGGGCGGTGGAGCGCCGACGCGCCATTCTGGCGCTACGTGACTCCGAAAAGCGCTACCGCGCTCTCTTCGAGGGGGCGAACGATCCTATATTCATCTTCGAGGAGGATCGGTTCGCCGACTGCAACTCAAAGGCCCTCGAGACCTTTCGGTGCACCCGGGAGTTTCTCATCAGGAAGACCCCCTGGGATCTCTCAAGCCCCGTTCAGCCGGACGGTGTTCCGGCGCTTGCGAGCGCTGTCGAGAAGATGCAGGCGGCGTACTCCGGGCAGCCGCAGTTCTTCGAGTGGCGGATCACCGCACCGAGCGGGAAGCGTTACGATACGGAGATGAGTGTGAGCCGGCTGGACGTGAAAGGCCCGCGCCAGCTTCAGGCCATCGTCCGGGACGTCACCGCGCGAAAGCAGACGGAAGCCGCGTTGATAGCCGCGAACCGGAAGATGCACCTGCTCTCCGGCATCACCCGGCACGACATCCTCAACCAGCTGACCGTCCTTCAGGGCAACCTGGAGTTCATGAGAGAGCGGATAACCGATCCGGTTCTCCTTGGTTACATGGACAGGCAGCAGCAGGCCCTTGGGTTCATCAGCCGCCAGATTGCGTTCACCCAGGACTATCAGGACCTCGGGGTCCGGGCCCCGGATTACCGGGGACTTCGGGAATGCGTGGCACATGCGGCGGCGGACCTCGACGCCCGGGATCTCACTCTCCTTACCGAATCCGGAAGATTTGAGATCTACGCCGACCCGATGCTGGAGAAGGTATTCTATAACCTCTTCGAGAATTCGGTCAGGTATGCCGGGCCGGCTCCGGAGGTCAGGGTCGGGTGCCGGCGCCGGGGGGAGAGCCTTGTCATCGTCGTAGAGGACAACGGTCCCGGGATACCGGCACACGAGAAAGAGAGGATATTCATACGTGGTTTCGGCAGGAACACCGGCCTCGGCCTCTTTATGGTGCGGGAAATCCTCTCGACCACCGGGATCGGCATTCGGGAGACCGGAGACCCCGGACGGGGTGCGCGGTTCGAGATACTGGTCCCGCAAGGCGGCTGGCGGGTCCTCGATGCCGGCGCCTGA
- a CDS encoding TIGR04084 family radical SAM/SPASM domain-containing protein produces MYYHLILTDNCNLCCTYCRGKAFTVEPPEQPDIVIDEDLPVDLDIDLADLYRFLAKDPDAVLTFYGGEPLLAVDRVREIARDAPVSALILHTNGTLLDRLEPGTANRFDTILVSIDGPEELTDAHRGEGTFRRITKNLNGLVAGGFTGELIARMTVTEDTDIVEAVRYLTANDRFSFPAVHWQMDANFWNDYSLRDYTAWVKECYNPGIRSLAEYWVETMRDEGRVLRWYPFIDPVEDMLLSRPSMLRCGCGHANYSVMTDGHIAPCPIMVGMKDYYAGHIATADPRRLPVTTVGSPCTECGLLDFCGGRCLYSNITRPWPEEGRRIVCGTVKNLHSALSAALPEIRALIRDGRIRMEDFAHRKYNSCEIIP; encoded by the coding sequence GTGTACTACCACCTCATCCTGACCGACAACTGCAACCTCTGCTGCACCTACTGCCGGGGAAAGGCATTCACCGTCGAACCGCCGGAACAGCCCGATATCGTCATCGACGAAGACCTCCCGGTCGACCTCGATATCGACCTTGCCGACCTCTACCGGTTCCTCGCAAAGGATCCCGACGCCGTGCTGACCTTCTACGGCGGGGAGCCCCTGCTCGCTGTCGACCGCGTCCGCGAGATCGCCCGCGACGCCCCGGTCTCGGCGCTGATCCTCCACACGAACGGCACCCTCCTCGACCGCCTCGAACCCGGAACAGCGAACCGGTTTGACACGATCCTGGTCTCGATCGATGGGCCCGAGGAACTCACCGACGCTCACCGCGGGGAGGGGACGTTTCGCCGGATCACAAAAAACCTCAACGGCCTCGTGGCAGGCGGGTTTACGGGCGAACTGATCGCCCGGATGACCGTGACCGAAGACACCGATATCGTGGAGGCCGTCCGCTACCTCACGGCAAACGACCGGTTCTCCTTTCCGGCCGTCCACTGGCAGATGGACGCGAACTTCTGGAACGACTACTCCTTGCGCGACTACACCGCGTGGGTGAAGGAGTGTTACAACCCCGGCATCCGGTCGCTCGCCGAGTACTGGGTCGAGACGATGCGCGACGAGGGACGGGTGCTCCGGTGGTATCCCTTCATCGACCCGGTGGAGGATATGCTGTTATCGCGGCCGAGCATGCTCCGGTGCGGGTGCGGCCACGCGAACTACAGCGTCATGACCGACGGGCACATCGCCCCCTGCCCGATCATGGTCGGGATGAAGGACTACTACGCCGGGCATATCGCCACCGCCGATCCCCGCCGCCTCCCGGTGACGACCGTGGGGAGCCCCTGCACGGAATGCGGGCTCCTTGACTTCTGCGGCGGGAGGTGCCTCTACTCGAACATCACCCGCCCCTGGCCGGAGGAAGGGCGGCGGATCGTCTGCGGGACGGTGAAGAACCTCCACTCGGCGCTCTCGGCGGCGCTCCCCGAGATCCGGGCCCTCATCCGCGACGGGAGAATCCGGATGGAGGATTTCGCTCACCGGAAGTACAACAGCTGCGAGATCATACCCTGA
- a CDS encoding type II toxin-antitoxin system HicA family toxin produces MTKLPLISSDDVIKKLKAARFDYAPHRGKGSHVALYKIGEDGNKLLVIVPRRDPIPRGTLISILKQAHLTKEEFLDL; encoded by the coding sequence ATGACAAAACTGCCTCTGATCTCTTCCGATGATGTCATAAAGAAACTGAAGGCAGCCAGGTTCGATTACGCTCCCCACCGAGGAAAAGGGAGTCATGTAGCTCTCTATAAGATTGGGGAAGACGGAAACAAGCTGCTTGTTATTGTTCCCCGACGTGACCCTATCCCGCGAGGGACACTCATCTCAATCCTGAAGCAGGCCCACCTTACGAAAGAAGAGTTTCTCGATCTGTGA